One Faecalicatena sp. Marseille-Q4148 DNA window includes the following coding sequences:
- a CDS encoding DUF1846 domain-containing protein, protein MRIGFDNEKYLQMQSSHIRERIDQFDNKLYLEFGGKLFDDFHASRVLPGFAPDSKLRMLMQLSDQAEIVIVISAGDIEKNKVRGDLGITYDLDVLRLIDEFKDKGLYVGSVVITQYSGQASADLFKSRLEKLGIRVYLHYIIEGYPSNIPLIVSDNGYGKNDYIETTRPLVIITAPGPGSGKMATCLSQLYHEHKRGIRAGYAKFETFPIWNIPLKHPVNLAYEAATADLNDVNMIDPFHLEAYGVTTVNYNRDVEIFPVLTAIFEQIYGSSPYKSPTDMGVNMVGNCIIDDEACREASCQEIIRRYYDALNGLLLGTRQEQEAYKIELLMKQAHTSTTDRSVVKVALQRAEETGAPAAALELPDGTMITGKTSNLLGASAALLLNALKALGHIDHKLHLISPEAIEPIQRLKVNYLGSRNPRLHMDEVMIALSISAATNPVASLALEQLPKLKGCQAHTSVMLSEVDIKQFKKLGIQLTSEAKYEQKKLYH, encoded by the coding sequence ATGCGTATTGGATTTGATAATGAAAAATACCTGCAAATGCAATCCTCTCATATCAGAGAGCGGATTGATCAATTTGATAACAAGCTTTATCTCGAATTCGGCGGAAAACTCTTTGATGACTTCCACGCATCCCGTGTTCTTCCGGGTTTTGCCCCAGACAGCAAGCTGCGTATGCTGATGCAGCTTTCAGATCAGGCCGAAATCGTCATTGTAATCAGTGCCGGTGACATTGAGAAGAATAAAGTTCGCGGCGATCTTGGAATCACATATGATTTGGATGTGCTTCGCCTGATTGATGAATTCAAAGACAAAGGCTTGTATGTTGGAAGTGTTGTAATTACACAGTACAGTGGTCAGGCAAGTGCAGATCTCTTTAAATCCCGCCTTGAGAAGTTGGGTATCCGTGTTTATCTTCATTATATTATTGAAGGTTATCCGTCTAATATTCCGCTTATCGTCAGTGATAATGGCTATGGTAAGAATGATTATATTGAAACAACCCGTCCGCTTGTAATCATTACAGCTCCGGGACCTGGAAGCGGCAAAATGGCGACCTGTCTCTCTCAGCTTTACCACGAACATAAGAGAGGCATCCGTGCCGGTTATGCCAAGTTCGAGACATTCCCAATCTGGAATATTCCTTTGAAACATCCGGTAAATCTGGCTTATGAAGCGGCAACTGCTGATTTGAATGATGTCAATATGATTGACCCGTTCCACCTGGAAGCATATGGCGTGACAACTGTCAACTATAACCGTGATGTTGAGATTTTCCCTGTTCTGACAGCAATCTTTGAACAGATTTATGGCTCCAGTCCATACAAATCTCCTACAGATATGGGAGTAAATATGGTCGGCAACTGCATCATTGACGATGAAGCATGCCGCGAAGCCTCCTGTCAGGAGATCATTCGCCGTTACTACGATGCACTGAATGGTCTATTGCTTGGCACACGCCAGGAGCAGGAAGCATATAAGATTGAATTATTGATGAAACAGGCACATACAAGCACAACAGACCGCTCTGTTGTGAAAGTAGCTCTTCAGCGTGCAGAAGAAACCGGCGCACCTGCTGCCGCACTGGAACTTCCGGACGGCACGATGATCACTGGAAAGACAAGCAATCTTCTCGGCGCTTCTGCTGCTCTTTTATTAAATGCACTCAAGGCTCTCGGGCATATTGATCACAAATTACATCTCATTTCCCCGGAAGCTATCGAGCCAATCCAGCGTCTGAAAGTCAACTATCTCGGAAGCCGCAATCCGCGTCTTCATATGGACGAGGTAATGATTGCACTTTCCATCAGCGCTGCAACCAATCCTGTTGCCAGTCTTGCACTGGAACAGCTTCCAAAGCTGAAAGGATGCCAGGCACATACTTCTGTCATGCTCTCAGAAGTTGATATCAAACAGTTTAAAAAACTTGGCATTCAACTGACAAGCGAAGCCAAATACGAACAAAAGAAGCTTTATCACTAA
- a CDS encoding AraC family transcriptional regulator translates to MKNDGLMIYFCGEEQCESGISTGPSVHPHYILHVVLSGKGIIQKGADIYHLEQGDIFLTCPEELTYYEADIYEPWHYAWVAFGGQQVRKLLPNTYFIENPRFSVTEELASYFFHIRQILSAFRSRDCQQLSMVGNLLSLLSPAIKRAKEEPLPTKEGYVELAKEYMRNNYSYDVRIHEVADYLQIDRSYLYRLFMELEGISPRQYLVRYRLELAKAMLESGKYRVREICYSCGFSDIPSFETYFREQEEISPEEYMWTHKH, encoded by the coding sequence ATGAAAAATGATGGTCTGATGATTTATTTCTGCGGAGAAGAACAGTGCGAATCGGGTATTTCTACCGGTCCGTCAGTACATCCTCACTATATTCTTCATGTCGTTTTATCCGGAAAAGGTATTATCCAGAAGGGCGCAGATATTTATCATCTGGAGCAGGGAGATATTTTCCTCACTTGTCCGGAAGAACTTACTTATTACGAAGCCGACATATATGAGCCCTGGCATTATGCCTGGGTTGCATTTGGCGGTCAACAGGTTCGAAAACTTCTGCCAAATACTTATTTCATTGAGAATCCTCGCTTTTCCGTAACAGAAGAGCTTGCATCTTATTTTTTCCATATCCGGCAGATTTTAAGTGCATTCCGTTCCAGAGACTGTCAGCAGCTTTCTATGGTCGGCAATCTTCTCTCCCTTCTTTCTCCGGCAATTAAGCGCGCCAAAGAAGAGCCGCTTCCAACAAAAGAAGGGTATGTGGAACTTGCCAAAGAATATATGCGGAATAATTACAGCTATGATGTGCGCATCCATGAAGTTGCCGACTATCTTCAGATTGACCGGAGTTACCTTTACCGTCTGTTTATGGAACTGGAAGGTATTTCTCCAAGACAGTATCTTGTCCGCTACCGTCTCGAACTGGCAAAAGCTATGTTAGAGAGCGGCAAATACCGTGTCCGGGAAATCTGTTATTCCTGCGGTTTCAGTGATATCCCATCCTTTGAGACTTATTTTCGGGAGCAGGAAGAAATTTCTCCGGAAGAATATATGTGGACACATAAGCACTAA
- a CDS encoding ABC transporter ATP-binding protein, protein MGKSEHRTPKRGGMGHDHGHGGMMAGEKAKDFKGTMKNLMGYIKEFRLAIFFVIVFAVGSTVFNIVGPKILGKATTEIFNGLVGKVSGGSGIDFSKIGQILLFLLGLYLVSALFSLIQGYLMTGVTQKLSYKMRREISEKIQRMPMNYFDTTTHGEVLSRVTNDVDTLSQSLNQSATQLITSITMLIGVLAMMLSISPLMTVVALLILPVSMLLVSMIVKHSQKYFRDQQEYLGHVNGQVEEVYSGHTIVKAFNKENEVTEEFARNNDILYESAWKSQFFSGMMMPIMQFVGNLGYVAVSILGGYLAIKKTIEVGDIQSFIQYVRNFTQPIQQVAQVANMLQSTAAASERVFEFLNEAEEDQTVEHPVSVEGLKGNVTFDHVHFGYQPNKIIINDFSAEVKEGQKIAIVGPTGAGKTTMIKLLMRFYDVNSGAILVDGHNLKDFNRSELRQMFGMVLQDTWLFHGSIKENIRYGRLDATDEEVEEAAKAAYAHRFIQTLPGGYDMELNEEATNVSQGQKQLLTIARAILADPKILILDEATSSVDTRTEERIQKAMDNLMKGRTSFVIAHRLSTIRDADLILVMKDGDIVEQGNHEELLKQGGFYAELYNSQFEQATA, encoded by the coding sequence ATGGGCAAGTCAGAACATAGAACTCCGAAAAGAGGCGGTATGGGGCACGACCATGGCCATGGAGGAATGATGGCAGGAGAGAAAGCAAAAGACTTTAAAGGAACAATGAAAAATCTTATGGGATATATCAAAGAATTTCGACTTGCAATTTTCTTTGTAATTGTCTTTGCTGTTGGAAGTACGGTATTTAATATTGTCGGACCGAAAATCCTCGGAAAAGCAACGACGGAAATCTTCAACGGGCTTGTCGGCAAAGTTTCCGGAGGAAGCGGGATTGATTTTTCAAAGATTGGACAGATTTTACTTTTCTTGCTGGGACTTTATCTTGTCAGTGCATTATTTTCTCTGATTCAGGGCTATCTTATGACGGGAGTGACACAGAAACTTTCCTATAAAATGCGTAGAGAAATTTCTGAGAAGATTCAGAGAATGCCGATGAATTACTTTGATACGACAACTCATGGGGAGGTACTTTCACGAGTCACAAATGATGTTGATACACTTAGCCAAAGTCTGAATCAGAGTGCGACACAGCTGATCACATCTATTACAATGCTGATCGGTGTGCTCGCGATGATGCTCAGTATCAGTCCGCTGATGACGGTAGTTGCACTTTTGATCCTTCCGGTATCAATGCTCTTAGTATCAATGATTGTAAAACATTCTCAGAAATATTTCCGGGATCAACAGGAATATCTGGGGCATGTGAACGGGCAGGTAGAAGAAGTGTATAGTGGACATACGATTGTAAAGGCATTCAACAAAGAGAATGAAGTAACAGAAGAATTTGCGAGAAATAATGATATTCTCTATGAAAGCGCCTGGAAATCTCAGTTTTTCTCCGGAATGATGATGCCGATCATGCAGTTTGTGGGAAATCTTGGGTATGTGGCAGTATCGATTCTAGGAGGATATCTGGCAATTAAGAAGACAATCGAAGTCGGAGATATTCAGTCCTTTATTCAATATGTGAGAAACTTTACGCAGCCAATCCAACAGGTAGCTCAGGTGGCGAATATGCTGCAGTCAACGGCAGCTGCTTCGGAGCGAGTGTTTGAATTTCTGAATGAGGCAGAAGAAGATCAGACGGTGGAACACCCGGTTTCTGTAGAAGGGCTGAAAGGAAATGTCACATTCGATCATGTACATTTTGGATATCAGCCGAATAAGATTATCATCAATGATTTTTCGGCTGAAGTAAAAGAAGGGCAGAAAATTGCCATTGTTGGTCCGACCGGTGCAGGAAAGACAACGATGATTAAATTGCTGATGAGGTTTTATGATGTCAATAGTGGTGCAATTCTTGTGGATGGACATAATCTGAAAGATTTTAATCGAAGTGAATTGCGTCAGATGTTTGGAATGGTCCTCCAGGATACATGGCTTTTCCACGGCAGCATTAAGGAGAATATCCGCTATGGAAGATTGGATGCTACAGATGAAGAAGTCGAAGAGGCAGCAAAGGCGGCTTATGCACACAGATTTATTCAGACACTTCCGGGTGGATATGATATGGAGCTGAATGAGGAAGCTACGAATGTATCTCAGGGGCAGAAGCAGCTGCTGACGATTGCGAGAGCAATCTTAGCAGATCCGAAGATTTTGATTCTTGATGAGGCGACCAGCTCTGTTGATACGCGAACAGAAGAGAGGATTCAGAAAGCGATGGACAATCTGATGAAAGGAAGGACGAGTTTTGTGATCGCGCATCGCCTTTCTACGATCCGGGATGCAGATCTGATCCTTGTTATGAAAGACGGAGATATTGTAGAACAGGGAAATCACGAAGAATTACTGAAGCAGGGAGGCTTCTATGCGGAACTTTATAACTCCCAGTTTGAGCAGGCAACGGCATAA
- a CDS encoding ABC transporter ATP-binding protein, which yields MKHLLKYLKAYTVSAIVIIVVLAAQAYCDLSLPGYTSDIVNVGIQQGGIDTTIPKQISKTDMEKVSLFLAEEEKDAVMKSYEEDNTTYKTDAYILKDIVLDDEKAMEKLSEQMNDAMLLAESMSLKEDTKGMLDQLLTMPEEQRQAAVEQIRVQAEEKMKDIPETMTEQAATIYVKTVYENLGVDTEKLQNSYILRTGGKMLALAFLGMTASIVVGFLASKVAAAVGRDLRNQVFQKVVSFSSGEFDKFSTASLITRSTNDIQQIQMLTVMLFRMVLYAPIIGIGGVYKVFQTNVDMSWILAVAVILILIVVILLFTIVMPKFKVLQSLVDRLNLVTREILTGLPVIRAFSTEKYEEKRFDQSNRDLMKTQLFVNRAMTFMMPVMMLIMNGISVLIVWTGAHGIDSGAMQVGDMMAFIQYTMQIIMAFLMICMISVMLPRAAVSATRVNEILTSETLVQDPKQPEKFGENAKGTVVFDHVSFRYPGAGEDVLHDITFTAKPGETTAFIGSTGSGKSTLINLIPRFYDVTEGRITIDGKDIKNVTQHDLRERIGYVPQKGVLFSGTIKSNILYGRPKGSAEEMQTAAEIAQAAEFIDQKKEGYDSHIAQGGANVSGGQKQRLSIARAIAKQPDIFIFDDSFSALDYKTDVTLRKELKKHTKDSTVLIVAQRISTILHAEQIVVLDEGNVAGIGTHKELLKHCEVYRQIAASQLSEKELERDLNSGKEEA from the coding sequence ATGAAACATTTACTTAAATATTTAAAGGCCTATACTGTTTCAGCGATTGTGATTATTGTTGTTCTTGCGGCGCAGGCGTACTGTGATCTCTCGCTTCCGGGATATACTTCCGACATTGTGAATGTGGGAATCCAGCAAGGGGGAATTGATACAACGATCCCGAAGCAGATCAGTAAAACAGATATGGAAAAAGTAAGTCTGTTTTTAGCAGAAGAAGAAAAGGATGCGGTAATGAAGTCTTATGAGGAAGACAATACAACGTATAAGACAGATGCCTATATTTTAAAGGATATCGTGTTGGATGATGAGAAAGCGATGGAAAAGCTGTCTGAGCAGATGAACGATGCAATGCTTTTGGCAGAATCTATGTCACTGAAAGAAGATACGAAAGGAATGTTGGATCAGCTTTTAACCATGCCGGAAGAGCAGCGGCAGGCAGCTGTTGAACAAATCCGGGTTCAGGCAGAAGAAAAGATGAAAGACATACCGGAAACAATGACAGAACAGGCAGCGACCATTTATGTGAAGACAGTCTACGAAAATCTTGGTGTAGACACAGAAAAACTGCAGAACAGTTATATTTTGCGGACCGGTGGGAAAATGCTTGCGCTGGCATTTTTAGGAATGACAGCCAGTATCGTTGTTGGATTCTTAGCATCAAAAGTTGCGGCGGCAGTCGGTCGGGATTTGAGAAATCAGGTTTTCCAGAAGGTAGTCAGCTTTTCCAGCGGAGAGTTTGATAAGTTCTCGACAGCATCCCTCATTACACGAAGTACAAATGATATTCAGCAGATACAGATGCTGACGGTCATGCTGTTTCGTATGGTGTTATATGCTCCGATTATTGGAATCGGCGGTGTATACAAAGTATTTCAGACAAATGTGGATATGTCATGGATTCTTGCGGTTGCAGTGATATTGATTTTAATTGTAGTGATATTGCTCTTTACAATTGTAATGCCGAAATTCAAAGTTCTGCAGTCGCTTGTAGATCGCCTGAATCTTGTGACAAGAGAAATCCTGACGGGACTTCCGGTCATCCGTGCATTTAGTACAGAAAAATATGAAGAGAAACGTTTTGATCAATCTAACCGTGATCTTATGAAGACACAACTGTTTGTAAATCGCGCTATGACCTTTATGATGCCGGTTATGATGCTGATCATGAATGGAATTTCTGTTCTGATCGTCTGGACGGGCGCTCATGGAATTGACAGCGGTGCAATGCAGGTTGGAGACATGATGGCGTTTATTCAGTATACAATGCAGATTATTATGGCATTTTTAATGATCTGTATGATCTCCGTGATGCTTCCGCGGGCAGCAGTTTCGGCAACGAGGGTAAATGAGATTCTGACAAGCGAAACACTTGTGCAAGATCCGAAACAGCCGGAGAAATTTGGAGAAAATGCAAAGGGAACAGTTGTATTTGATCATGTATCGTTCCGATATCCGGGAGCCGGAGAAGACGTGCTTCACGATATTACATTTACGGCAAAACCAGGTGAAACGACAGCATTTATCGGAAGTACGGGAAGCGGTAAATCTACACTGATCAATCTGATTCCGCGATTTTATGATGTGACCGAAGGGCGGATTACGATTGACGGAAAAGATATTAAAAATGTCACGCAGCATGATCTGCGCGAGCGAATCGGTTATGTACCGCAGAAGGGAGTGCTGTTTTCGGGAACAATTAAGTCGAATATTTTGTATGGAAGACCAAAAGGCAGTGCAGAAGAAATGCAGACAGCGGCTGAGATTGCACAGGCAGCAGAATTTATTGATCAAAAGAAAGAAGGGTATGACAGCCATATCGCTCAGGGCGGGGCAAATGTATCCGGAGGACAGAAGCAGAGACTTTCTATTGCGAGGGCAATTGCGAAACAACCGGATATCTTTATTTTTGACGACAGTTTTTCGGCGCTTGACTATAAAACAGACGTGACGCTGCGAAAAGAGCTAAAGAAACATACGAAAGACAGTACCGTATTGATTGTGGCACAGCGGATCAGCACGATTCTTCATGCAGAACAGATTGTGGTGCTGGATGAAGGAAATGTTGCGGGAATCGGAACGCATAAAGAACTGCTGAAGCATTGTGAGGTGTATCGCCAGATTGCGGCATCTCAGCTCTCCGAAAAAGAGCTGGAACGTGATCTGAACAGTGGAAAGGAGGAAGCATAA
- a CDS encoding MarR family transcriptional regulator → MLVYQILHLTTYRAERLLEKYDLKRGQAGILFVLEEHSNISQRELADLLSVKPPTITSGLKKMEKLGYIVRTPDQEDQRVLRLQNTEKGTACVEKIRETMKEMEQIMYRGLSREEVLLLRRFLMQIRDNFFENEKDLEAVKNETFT, encoded by the coding sequence ATGCTTGTCTATCAGATTCTCCATCTGACAACTTATCGGGCAGAGCGTTTGCTGGAGAAATATGATTTAAAACGAGGACAGGCAGGGATCCTGTTTGTACTGGAAGAGCACAGTAATATTTCCCAGCGGGAACTGGCAGATCTGTTAAGCGTAAAACCACCGACGATTACTTCCGGATTGAAGAAAATGGAGAAGTTAGGATACATTGTGCGAACACCGGATCAGGAAGATCAGAGAGTGCTCCGACTGCAAAATACTGAGAAAGGTACTGCATGTGTGGAGAAAATCCGTGAGACGATGAAAGAAATGGAGCAGATCATGTATCGGGGATTAAGCAGAGAAGAAGTGTTGCTGCTTCGAAGATTTTTGATGCAGATCCGGGATAATTTTTTTGAAAATGAGAAAGATTTGGAGGCAGTAAAAAATGAAACATTTACTTAA
- a CDS encoding Arc family DNA-binding protein, whose translation METEEKKAKEKAKKQVPLRLNAALWNELAQWAEDDFRSINGQIEYLLTECVKYRKKHGKKEEDVT comes from the coding sequence ATGGAAACAGAAGAAAAGAAAGCTAAGGAAAAAGCTAAGAAACAAGTTCCACTTCGATTGAATGCAGCGCTTTGGAATGAACTTGCCCAGTGGGCAGAAGATGATTTTCGTTCGATTAACGGGCAGATAGAATATCTTCTGACAGAATGTGTGAAATATAGAAAGAAGCACGGAAAGAAAGAAGAAGACGTTACATAA
- a CDS encoding SPFH domain-containing protein: MKGEEKRVEEKLLHPKSGMVMLSIWILVMVIAIVIMVGGGILYGRGTIGNAVLAVSEVIGAIVFTGAVIAMAGLKILNPNEAIVFALFGKYYGTIKKEGFFWVNPFCTAINPSTRNGMPVMTAKGSSGKSEWGISDKKVSLKTMTLNNEKQKVNDELGNPVEIGAVVIWKVIDPTKAMINVENYKNYLSIQCDAIIRNTARCYPYDTSAGGDEKSLRGSSQEIADIMCKELQKKVEEAGIQIQEVRITHLAYAPEIASAMLQRQQAAAIIDARQKIVEGAVGMVEMALERLSEKEVVELDEERKAAMVSNLLVVLCGNKDAQPIVNSGSLY, encoded by the coding sequence ATGAAAGGGGAAGAAAAAAGAGTAGAGGAGAAGTTACTGCATCCGAAGAGCGGAATGGTAATGCTGAGCATATGGATTCTTGTTATGGTAATAGCGATAGTGATTATGGTCGGAGGCGGAATTCTCTATGGAAGAGGAACGATTGGTAATGCAGTTCTTGCAGTTAGTGAAGTGATTGGTGCGATTGTTTTTACAGGAGCTGTAATTGCGATGGCAGGATTAAAAATTCTTAATCCAAATGAAGCAATCGTATTTGCCCTTTTTGGTAAATATTATGGTACAATTAAAAAAGAAGGATTCTTTTGGGTAAATCCATTTTGCACTGCGATTAATCCAAGTACAAGAAACGGAATGCCGGTTATGACGGCAAAAGGTTCTTCAGGAAAGTCAGAGTGGGGAATCAGTGATAAGAAGGTTTCACTAAAGACGATGACATTAAATAATGAGAAACAGAAAGTAAATGATGAACTCGGCAATCCGGTGGAGATTGGTGCAGTTGTAATCTGGAAAGTAATTGATCCGACGAAAGCGATGATCAATGTGGAGAATTATAAGAATTATCTGTCTATTCAGTGCGATGCGATTATTCGGAATACAGCACGCTGCTATCCGTATGATACAAGTGCCGGCGGAGATGAGAAGTCACTGCGCGGAAGCAGCCAGGAGATTGCAGATATCATGTGTAAGGAGCTTCAGAAAAAGGTAGAAGAGGCAGGAATCCAGATTCAGGAAGTTAGAATCACACATCTTGCATATGCACCGGAGATTGCTTCCGCAATGCTCCAGAGACAGCAGGCAGCAGCAATCATCGATGCGAGACAGAAGATTGTGGAAGGCGCAGTCGGTATGGTAGAGATGGCGTTGGAACGTCTGAGTGAAAAGGAAGTAGTAGAGTTGGACGAAGAGAGAAAAGCCGCAATGGTAAGCAACCTTCTTGTTGTTTTGTGCGGAAATAAAGATGCACAGCCGATTGTAAACAGTGGTTCGCTGTACTAG
- a CDS encoding polysaccharide deacetylase family protein, protein MNIKSYAKQCAKYFLLLTASFLAGEFTAYCIDCFSPETVETSASGNWGLGFPEEGQLPTANATIEELKAYDAYFAEATTEKKLYLTFDCGYENGNTKPILEALKKHNAPAAFFCVGNFVKEQPDLIRQIVQEGHTVGNHTYTHPDMSKISTKERFQEELEKVETLYEQITGEPMTKYYRPPQGIYSTQNLEMAKALGYKTFFWSLAYVDWYQDQQPTKEEAFAKLLPRIHPGAVILLHNTSSTNGQILDELLTKWEEMGYSFHSLDELCTNS, encoded by the coding sequence ATGAACATCAAATCTTATGCAAAACAGTGTGCAAAATATTTCTTACTGCTTACCGCTTCTTTTCTTGCCGGAGAATTTACTGCCTACTGTATAGACTGTTTTTCCCCGGAAACTGTTGAAACCTCTGCATCCGGTAACTGGGGACTTGGTTTTCCTGAGGAAGGTCAGCTTCCTACCGCAAATGCAACTATCGAAGAGCTGAAAGCCTATGACGCATATTTTGCAGAAGCCACCACCGAAAAAAAGCTGTATCTGACATTCGACTGCGGCTACGAAAACGGGAATACGAAGCCTATCCTCGAAGCGCTCAAAAAACACAACGCTCCCGCTGCTTTTTTCTGCGTAGGAAACTTTGTCAAAGAACAGCCTGATCTCATCCGGCAAATCGTTCAGGAAGGGCACACAGTAGGAAATCATACATACACCCATCCGGATATGTCTAAAATTTCTACAAAAGAGCGTTTTCAAGAGGAATTAGAAAAAGTAGAAACGCTCTATGAACAAATTACCGGAGAGCCTATGACAAAATATTACCGACCTCCCCAGGGAATCTACAGTACTCAAAATCTCGAAATGGCAAAAGCTCTTGGATATAAAACCTTTTTTTGGAGCCTTGCCTATGTGGACTGGTACCAGGATCAGCAGCCGACAAAAGAAGAAGCTTTTGCTAAACTGCTTCCCCGCATTCATCCGGGCGCTGTTATCTTGCTTCACAACACGTCTTCTACCAACGGTCAGATTCTTGATGAGCTTTTGACAAAATGGGAAGAAATGGGTTACTCGTTTCATTCGTTAGATGAGCTTTGTACAAATTCTTAA
- a CDS encoding SDR family oxidoreductase, whose protein sequence is MGFLTGKTAIITGGGRSVLSDGRCGSIGYGIATAYAKEGANLVITGRNVKKLEEAKEELEKLYGVKVLPVQADVSAGADNEAVVQNVVKEAVEAFGRIDVLINNAQASASGVTLEDHTTEQFDLAVYSGLYATFYYMKACYPYLKETKGTVINFASGAGLFGNYGQCAYAAAKEGVRGLTRVAATEWGKDGINVNIICPLAWTAQLENFEKTYPDAFKANVKMPPAGHYGDTEKEIGRVCVQLASPDFKYMSGETITLEGGMGLRP, encoded by the coding sequence ATGGGATTTTTAACAGGAAAGACAGCAATTATTACAGGGGGCGGCAGATCTGTTTTAAGTGATGGACGCTGTGGCTCAATCGGGTATGGAATTGCAACAGCATATGCAAAAGAAGGTGCAAACCTTGTGATTACTGGCAGAAATGTAAAGAAATTAGAAGAAGCAAAAGAAGAATTAGAGAAATTATATGGTGTGAAAGTTTTACCAGTGCAGGCCGATGTCAGTGCCGGAGCTGATAATGAAGCAGTTGTACAGAATGTAGTGAAAGAGGCAGTAGAAGCTTTTGGAAGAATCGATGTATTAATTAATAATGCACAGGCATCTGCTTCCGGCGTTACATTAGAAGATCATACGACAGAACAGTTTGATCTTGCGGTATATTCAGGTCTGTATGCTACATTTTATTATATGAAAGCCTGCTATCCATATTTGAAAGAAACAAAAGGAACTGTGATTAACTTTGCTTCAGGAGCCGGATTATTTGGAAATTATGGACAGTGTGCATATGCAGCAGCAAAGGAAGGTGTTCGTGGATTAACAAGAGTTGCGGCAACAGAGTGGGGGAAAGACGGAATTAATGTAAATATCATCTGCCCGCTTGCATGGACTGCACAGCTTGAGAATTTTGAAAAAACATATCCGGATGCATTTAAAGCAAATGTAAAAATGCCGCCGGCAGGACATTACGGCGATACAGAAAAAGAGATTGGACGTGTTTGTGTACAGCTTGCTTCTCCGGACTTCAAGTACATGAGTGGAGAAACAATTACGCTAGAAGGCGGTATGGGACTAAGACCATAA